One Flagellimonas sp. CMM7 genomic region harbors:
- a CDS encoding cold-shock protein: MTGTVKFFNGSKGFGFITNDDTGKDIFVHVTALNGVELNEGDKVEYQEEEGRKGVVAAQVQVI, encoded by the coding sequence ATGACTGGCACAGTAAAATTTTTTAATGGATCTAAAGGTTTTGGGTTTATTACCAACGACGACACAGGAAAAGACATTTTTGTTCATGTTACGGCATTGAACGGAGTGGAATTGAACGAAGGTGACAAAGTAGAATACCAAGAAGAAGAAGGAAGAAAAGGAGTGGTTGCTGCACAAGTGCAAGTAATCTAA
- a CDS encoding nucleoside deaminase: MENPFDDNYFMKKALQEAEIAFENGEVPVGAVVVVKDRIIGRAHNLTERLKDVTAHAEMQAITSASNFLGGKYLHECTLYVTLEPCQMCAGALYWSQISRIVYGAADLERGFNVIGGQLHPKTELVGGVLEKEASELLKRFFIQRRNLN; this comes from the coding sequence ATGGAAAACCCTTTTGACGACAACTACTTTATGAAAAAAGCCTTACAAGAGGCTGAAATAGCTTTTGAAAATGGGGAAGTTCCCGTGGGGGCGGTAGTGGTGGTTAAAGACAGAATTATTGGAAGAGCACATAATTTAACGGAACGATTAAAAGATGTAACAGCACATGCTGAGATGCAAGCCATTACTTCAGCTTCCAATTTTTTGGGAGGCAAATATCTTCATGAATGCACTTTGTATGTTACACTGGAACCTTGCCAAATGTGTGCGGGGGCGTTATATTGGAGTCAGATTTCAAGAATTGTATATGGAGCTGCAGATTTAGAAAGAGGTTTTAATGTGATTGGTGGACAACTACACCCAAAAACAGAGCTTGTTGGGGGTGTTCTGGAAAAAGAAGCTTCAGAATTATTGAAGCGATTTTTTATTCAAAGAAGGAATTTGAATTAA
- the dxs gene encoding 1-deoxy-D-xylulose-5-phosphate synthase, with amino-acid sequence MEKPFLKHINTPVALKKLSLDKLPQLAKELREFIIDIVATKEGHLGASLGVVELTIALHYVFDTPNDKLIWDVGHQAYGHKILTGRKDVFNTNRQLDGISGFPKRSESEYDDFGTGHSSTAISAILGMAMASKLNGTLAKQHIAVVGDASIASGMAFEGLNHLGVSDVNALIVLNDNAIGIDPSVGALKKYLTNVKAGTAKDENIFECLNLNYTGPIDGHNVIGLVKELERLKAVNGPKLLHIITTKGKGLKKAEENQVVYHAPGKFDKNTGEQLKKSDAEQPPKYQDVFGHTLVELAKKNKKIIGITPAMPTGSSLKYMMEEIPDRAFDVGIAEQHAVTLAAGMATQGLVPFCNIYSTFLQRAYDQVIHDVALQNLSVIFCLDRAGLVGQDGPTHHGVFDLAYLRCVPNLIVFAPMNEMELRNIMYTSQNGLDSPIAIRYPRGRGVNLDWKNQFNDIEIGTARCLKEGSKTAVLTLGHIGNEISTILEELGQPESIGHYDMRFVKPLDKKLLKTIFQKYENIITVEDGCKIGGLGSAILEFSNEEKISKPVKIFGVPDRFVEHGTIQETQQIAGIDFDALKTYVKSTLDQCD; translated from the coding sequence ATGGAGAAACCATTTCTTAAACATATCAACACTCCTGTAGCCCTTAAAAAATTATCCTTGGATAAGTTACCTCAACTTGCAAAAGAATTAAGGGAATTCATCATCGATATTGTTGCCACAAAGGAAGGGCATTTAGGCGCTAGTTTGGGAGTGGTGGAACTTACCATTGCTTTACATTATGTTTTTGATACTCCTAATGACAAATTGATATGGGATGTGGGTCATCAGGCCTATGGACATAAAATTTTGACTGGCAGAAAAGATGTTTTTAACACCAATAGACAATTGGACGGTATTAGTGGCTTTCCAAAAAGAAGTGAAAGTGAATATGATGATTTTGGAACAGGACATAGTTCCACTGCAATTTCTGCTATTCTTGGAATGGCAATGGCATCCAAGTTAAATGGAACACTTGCAAAACAGCACATTGCTGTGGTGGGAGATGCTTCCATAGCCAGTGGAATGGCTTTTGAAGGCTTAAATCATCTGGGGGTATCAGATGTAAATGCCCTTATTGTTCTAAATGACAATGCTATTGGAATTGATCCAAGTGTTGGCGCATTAAAAAAATACTTGACCAATGTAAAAGCAGGTACTGCTAAAGATGAAAATATTTTTGAATGTCTCAATCTAAACTACACAGGTCCTATTGATGGTCATAATGTAATAGGCCTAGTTAAGGAACTTGAGAGATTAAAGGCGGTCAATGGACCTAAACTTCTTCACATTATAACAACAAAAGGAAAGGGCCTTAAAAAAGCTGAGGAAAATCAGGTTGTTTATCATGCCCCAGGAAAATTTGATAAAAATACTGGTGAGCAACTTAAAAAATCAGATGCTGAACAACCTCCAAAATATCAGGATGTTTTTGGCCACACCCTAGTTGAGTTGGCCAAAAAAAATAAAAAAATCATCGGCATTACACCGGCTATGCCTACGGGAAGTTCCTTAAAATATATGATGGAAGAAATTCCGGATAGAGCTTTTGATGTAGGCATAGCGGAACAACATGCTGTTACCTTAGCCGCGGGAATGGCCACTCAAGGACTTGTACCTTTCTGTAATATTTACTCCACCTTCTTACAACGTGCCTACGACCAGGTCATCCATGATGTGGCCTTGCAAAACCTGTCAGTAATTTTTTGTTTGGACAGGGCGGGCCTTGTAGGTCAAGATGGTCCAACACACCATGGTGTATTTGATCTAGCATATTTGCGATGTGTTCCCAATCTTATTGTGTTCGCCCCCATGAATGAAATGGAACTTAGAAACATAATGTATACCAGCCAAAATGGTCTAGATTCTCCAATTGCAATTCGATATCCGCGTGGAAGAGGCGTGAATTTAGACTGGAAAAACCAATTTAATGATATTGAAATAGGCACAGCTCGTTGTTTAAAGGAAGGTTCTAAAACCGCCGTTCTAACTTTGGGTCATATTGGAAATGAAATCTCAACGATCTTGGAAGAATTAGGGCAACCTGAATCAATAGGGCATTACGATATGCGTTTTGTAAAACCTCTGGACAAGAAACTGCTAAAAACTATTTTTCAGAAGTACGAAAATATCATCACCGTTGAGGACGGTTGTAAAATAGGGGGCCTTGGGTCTGCGATTTTAGAATTCTCAAATGAGGAAAAAATTTCAAAACCTGTTAAAATTTTTGGTGTGCCTGATAGGTTTGTTGAACATGGAACAATACAAGAAACACAGCAAATAGCTGGTATAGATTTTGATGCATTAAAAACTTACGTTAAATCAACCTTAGACCAATGCGATTAA
- a CDS encoding DUF3078 domain-containing protein → MRLICFSILFLVVFSTQAQVNLLKVFEPDSTDTGFRVVRIKDVKLKYVPRSAKLTDPRTVLNRVKPLSRWYKRFKPQSFWDKVNEFGLNVNEVAFVNWNAGGDNSVSALANMRFVRNYKFRYLNWDNEVRLRYGLNAQEGRQLRKTDDQIRLSSTVGFRKDTITNWYYSVKSTFNTQFSNGFKYPNRTTPISRFMAPGYLFLGAGTSYIPEGKKFNLYISPITQKATFVLDENLSNQGAFGVEEGEHVFMEIGFLVTNTWEKEVLKNVFMNHRLSLYTDYLKSFGNIDVDWEVTFNLKVNDHINANIGTHLIYDDDIKFDEVVADDGTIIDPGVARIQFKQSLGVGLTYAF, encoded by the coding sequence ATGCGATTAATTTGTTTTTCTATTCTTTTCCTTGTTGTTTTTTCTACCCAAGCACAAGTAAATCTTCTAAAGGTATTTGAGCCCGACAGCACCGATACTGGCTTTAGAGTAGTCCGAATAAAGGATGTAAAGCTCAAATATGTACCAAGGAGTGCCAAACTCACCGACCCGAGAACTGTATTAAATCGGGTAAAGCCATTAAGTAGATGGTACAAGCGCTTTAAGCCGCAATCTTTCTGGGATAAAGTAAACGAATTTGGTCTCAACGTAAACGAAGTTGCTTTTGTAAACTGGAATGCAGGTGGCGATAACTCTGTATCTGCCTTAGCAAATATGCGCTTTGTTAGAAATTATAAGTTTAGATACCTAAACTGGGACAATGAAGTACGATTACGGTACGGTCTAAATGCCCAAGAGGGCAGGCAACTTAGAAAGACCGATGATCAGATCAGGCTCTCATCTACCGTTGGTTTTAGAAAGGATACTATTACCAATTGGTATTATTCGGTTAAATCAACTTTCAATACACAGTTTTCCAATGGATTTAAGTACCCCAACAGGACTACCCCAATTTCAAGGTTTATGGCTCCAGGTTATCTTTTTTTAGGAGCTGGAACCTCATATATTCCAGAAGGAAAAAAATTCAATTTATACATATCTCCAATTACCCAAAAAGCAACATTTGTGTTGGATGAAAATTTATCCAATCAAGGGGCATTTGGTGTTGAGGAAGGAGAACACGTATTTATGGAGATTGGTTTTCTTGTTACCAATACTTGGGAGAAAGAAGTGCTGAAAAATGTGTTTATGAACCATCGGCTAAGCCTGTATACGGATTACCTCAAAAGCTTTGGTAATATAGATGTGGATTGGGAAGTCACCTTCAATTTAAAGGTAAATGATCATATTAACGCCAATATTGGAACACACCTCATTTATGATGATGATATTAAGTTTGATGAGGTGGTCGCCGATGATGGAACCATAATAGATCCTGGGGTTGCCAGAATACAGTTTAAGCAATCCCTGGGTGTGGGGCTTACTTATGCTTTCTAA
- the dgt gene encoding dGTP triphosphohydrolase yields MNWEQLLSLKRQGDTHKRLRKEQEETRLGFEVDYDRIIFSSAFRSLQDKTQVIPLPISVGSKKDFVHTRLTHSLEVSVVGRTLGRIAGQKILSKYPYLNEVHGYHFNDFGAIVAAAALAHDIGNPPFGHSGEKAIGSYFERGNGKKYKALLSNEEYQDLIDFEGNANGFKLLTESREGVPGGLRLSYATLGAFMKYPKASLPKKPSKHIADKKFGFFQSEQDFFMEVADEIGLVANPKNTGVGFYRHPLTYLVEAADDICYTIIDFEDGINLGLIPEEYALEYLINLVKENINTKKYNSMKQSSDRLSYLRALAINTLIMDAVEVFEEHETEILAGSFDSALLDKGKYKAQIDDIIKLSVEKVYQSIEVVDKELAGYKIISDILDVYTTALVNKKEGVHTNYDKLLIQSLPENYKNTEASIYKILLDTCCFVASLSDSAAVHIHNKLMGKQF; encoded by the coding sequence ATGAATTGGGAACAATTACTTTCCTTAAAAAGACAAGGAGATACACATAAAAGGTTGCGAAAAGAACAAGAGGAGACCCGGCTGGGTTTTGAGGTTGATTATGATCGCATTATTTTCTCCTCCGCTTTCAGAAGTTTACAAGATAAAACACAAGTTATTCCTCTACCCATAAGTGTTGGTTCCAAAAAAGATTTTGTGCACACACGGCTTACACATAGTTTGGAAGTCTCAGTAGTTGGTAGGACGTTAGGACGGATTGCCGGACAGAAGATTTTATCAAAATACCCTTATTTAAATGAGGTTCATGGCTATCATTTTAATGATTTTGGCGCAATCGTAGCGGCAGCGGCACTAGCACATGATATAGGAAACCCTCCTTTTGGTCACAGTGGAGAAAAGGCAATCGGGAGCTATTTTGAAAGAGGGAACGGAAAAAAGTACAAAGCACTGCTATCCAATGAGGAATATCAAGATTTAATTGATTTTGAGGGGAACGCCAATGGATTTAAGTTACTAACGGAATCCAGAGAAGGTGTTCCGGGAGGGCTTCGTTTGAGCTACGCTACTTTAGGGGCATTTATGAAATATCCCAAAGCTTCATTACCTAAGAAACCTTCTAAACATATCGCAGATAAGAAGTTTGGGTTTTTTCAGTCTGAACAAGATTTTTTTATGGAAGTAGCGGACGAGATAGGACTGGTTGCCAATCCTAAAAATACAGGTGTTGGATTTTATAGGCATCCATTGACTTATTTGGTAGAAGCGGCGGACGATATCTGTTATACTATTATTGATTTTGAAGATGGAATTAATTTGGGACTTATTCCTGAAGAATATGCATTGGAGTATTTGATCAATTTGGTGAAGGAAAATATCAACACCAAAAAATATAATTCCATGAAGCAGTCCAGTGACCGGTTGAGTTATTTAAGGGCACTGGCCATAAATACTTTGATTATGGATGCTGTGGAAGTTTTTGAGGAGCATGAAACAGAAATTTTAGCTGGAAGCTTTGACTCTGCTTTACTGGATAAAGGAAAGTATAAAGCCCAAATAGACGACATTATTAAACTGAGCGTTGAGAAGGTTTATCAATCCATTGAAGTGGTTGATAAAGAATTAGCTGGATATAAAATCATTTCGGACATACTTGATGTTTACACGACTGCTTTGGTGAACAAAAAAGAAGGAGTCCATACCAATTATGATAAACTGCTGATACAAAGTTTGCCTGAAAATTATAAAAACACAGAAGCATCTATCTATAAAATTCTATTGGATACTTGTTGTTTTGTGGCGAGTCTATCTGACAGTGCTGCGGTACATATTCATAATAAACTAATGGGGAAACAGTTTTAG
- a CDS encoding porin: MKLKLLAVIAVAFFCFSSYSQVEAPKFGKGLLNIVGKDSTWTMKFAMRMQFLGIATWDKGADNGFENPDQNFLVRRARLKFDGFAYSPKLRYKFELGLSNRDISGTSEFTSNAPRYILDAVVMWNFYENFELWVGQTKLPGNIERVISSGNLQQVDRSLVNSRFNIDRDMGIQLRHHFNLTDKFLVREKFALSQGEGRNVTTGNLGGHQYTARIELLPFGKFKSKGDYSGADLKREATSKLLLAVTYDSNQDAVRTRSNLGSYMTNDVGFYETTINTTFVDAMFKYNGFSLMGEYAHRDAKDPIAKNSDGSETGDLVLVGDGLNLQTGYLFKSNWEVSGRYTNINFDNVTNRNTETQYTLGLSKYLLGHKLKVQTDLSYLSVNGGTDELMYRLQMDVHF; the protein is encoded by the coding sequence ATGAAATTAAAATTACTGGCCGTTATTGCGGTCGCTTTCTTTTGTTTTTCTTCCTATTCTCAAGTTGAGGCTCCCAAGTTTGGAAAAGGTCTCCTAAATATTGTTGGCAAAGACAGTACATGGACTATGAAATTTGCAATGCGCATGCAATTTTTAGGTATAGCTACATGGGATAAGGGAGCAGATAATGGTTTTGAAAACCCAGATCAAAATTTTCTTGTTCGTAGAGCAAGGTTAAAATTTGATGGATTTGCCTATTCACCAAAGCTTAGGTATAAATTTGAATTGGGATTGTCAAATCGAGATATTTCCGGAACCAGTGAGTTTACAAGCAATGCTCCTAGGTACATATTGGACGCAGTAGTGATGTGGAATTTTTATGAGAATTTTGAACTTTGGGTAGGGCAAACAAAACTTCCCGGCAATATTGAACGTGTTATTTCCTCTGGAAACTTACAACAGGTGGATCGTTCTTTGGTAAACAGTAGGTTCAATATTGATCGCGATATGGGCATTCAATTAAGGCATCATTTTAATCTAACCGATAAATTTTTGGTGCGTGAAAAATTTGCCCTTTCACAAGGAGAAGGAAGGAACGTAACTACTGGAAACTTAGGTGGACACCAATACACTGCAAGAATTGAGTTACTGCCATTTGGCAAATTTAAGAGCAAAGGAGACTATAGCGGTGCAGATCTTAAACGGGAAGCAACTTCAAAATTATTGTTAGCAGTTACTTACGATTCCAATCAAGATGCTGTAAGGACAAGGAGTAATTTGGGTTCTTATATGACAAATGATGTTGGTTTTTATGAAACTACCATCAATACAACCTTTGTGGATGCCATGTTCAAATACAATGGTTTTTCGCTAATGGGAGAATATGCCCATAGAGACGCCAAAGACCCAATTGCCAAAAATTCTGATGGTTCAGAAACTGGAGATTTAGTTCTTGTGGGTGACGGATTAAACCTTCAAACTGGTTATTTGTTCAAAAGTAATTGGGAAGTATCTGGCAGATACACCAATATTAATTTTGATAATGTCACCAATAGAAATACAGAAACACAATACACACTTGGATTATCAAAATATCTTTTGGGCCATAAACTTAAAGTGCAAACAGATTTAAGTTATCTTTCCGTTAACGGTGGCACAGATGAATTGATGTATCGATTACAAATGGATGTTCATTTTTAA
- a CDS encoding inorganic phosphate transporter codes for MDNIYFLMIIALAVLAIADLVVGVSNDAVNFLNSAIGSKAISFKSIMIIASIGIACGAIFSSGLMEVARKGIFNPGEFYFQEIMFIFMAVMITDILLLDFFNSHGLPTSTTVSIVFELLGAAVAMSLLKIGAANGDFSDVVNYINTSKAVQIISGILLSVFVAFSIGAIVQWISRLLMSYNFEKKAKWSGALFGGIALSSIAYFILMKGIKGTPYASETFDIIGGMKIKDFLEAEVVPIIIVNFVLWSFLSYILIYFTKTNIYKVIIGVGTFALALAFAGNDLVNFIGVPIAAWQSYEAWVASGVPATEFSMDVLSKKVPTPTLLLFVSGIIMVTTLWLSKKARYVADTEINLSREGEAKERFQPNFISRGLVRIASRTSEYVVSLLPKSLKAKMDRQFEKPIIALSQDRTHKLPAFDMVRAAVNLMVAGILISIATSYKLPLSTTYVTFMVAMGTSLADRAWGAESAVYRVAGVLNVIGGWFGTAIIAFIAAGTVLTLINFGQGAAIAILLFTAILLLVRNYSAYNKKVKEQKAEDTLNRAESSSIQGVIEESASNIANVIKRTNKIYTNSINGLAKQDLDLLKKNKKQGAKLSSEIEDLRNNLFFFIKNLDEANVGASNFYINILGHLTDIAQSLEYIGKVSHTHVHNNHKKLKYNQIKELKELDIRLEKLFTDTQQIFENRTFEDVENALGDKNALFELMSDKIQRQVARTRTEESSPKNTTLYFSILTESKDLVEVVFELLELYYVEHDSTVEPARIEKQD; via the coding sequence ATGGACAATATTTACTTCCTAATGATTATCGCCCTAGCTGTTTTGGCAATTGCCGATTTAGTAGTGGGAGTCAGTAATGACGCAGTTAATTTTTTGAATTCGGCTATTGGCTCCAAAGCGATTTCATTCAAATCTATAATGATTATTGCCAGTATAGGTATTGCTTGCGGTGCTATTTTCTCAAGTGGTCTAATGGAAGTTGCCCGTAAAGGTATCTTCAATCCTGGTGAGTTCTATTTTCAAGAAATCATGTTCATCTTTATGGCTGTGATGATTACAGATATCCTGTTACTGGATTTTTTTAATAGTCATGGACTGCCCACTTCTACCACGGTATCAATTGTTTTTGAGCTGCTGGGGGCTGCGGTCGCTATGTCTTTGTTGAAGATTGGTGCTGCCAATGGAGATTTTTCTGATGTAGTAAACTATATTAACACTTCAAAGGCGGTACAGATTATTTCCGGTATTTTACTATCCGTTTTTGTTGCCTTTTCCATAGGTGCTATTGTTCAGTGGATATCAAGGCTGTTAATGTCTTATAATTTTGAGAAAAAGGCCAAATGGAGCGGTGCACTGTTCGGTGGAATAGCACTATCCTCAATAGCCTACTTTATCCTGATGAAAGGAATCAAAGGAACTCCTTATGCCAGCGAAACCTTTGACATTATCGGTGGAATGAAAATCAAAGATTTTCTAGAAGCTGAGGTTGTTCCAATTATAATTGTAAATTTTGTGTTGTGGTCATTTCTTTCATACATATTGATTTATTTTACCAAGACCAATATCTATAAAGTAATTATTGGTGTGGGCACTTTTGCCCTTGCCCTTGCCTTTGCAGGTAACGATTTAGTAAACTTCATTGGTGTTCCCATAGCTGCTTGGCAAAGTTATGAGGCTTGGGTCGCTTCAGGAGTTCCAGCTACAGAATTTAGTATGGACGTTCTTTCAAAGAAAGTTCCTACCCCTACCTTACTTCTTTTTGTTTCAGGTATTATCATGGTGACTACATTATGGCTTTCAAAAAAAGCGCGTTACGTTGCCGATACCGAAATTAACCTCTCTAGGGAAGGGGAAGCAAAGGAACGGTTTCAACCTAACTTTATTTCAAGAGGTTTAGTTAGAATTGCATCCAGAACCTCTGAGTATGTAGTGAGCCTATTACCAAAAAGCCTAAAGGCAAAAATGGACAGGCAATTTGAAAAGCCAATAATTGCACTGTCACAGGACAGAACCCATAAACTTCCAGCATTTGATATGGTTAGGGCAGCCGTAAACCTTATGGTTGCGGGAATTTTGATTTCTATAGCCACCTCCTACAAACTGCCATTATCCACAACCTATGTAACTTTTATGGTTGCCATGGGCACCTCATTGGCCGATAGGGCATGGGGAGCAGAAAGTGCAGTGTATAGAGTTGCAGGCGTCCTTAACGTTATTGGAGGATGGTTTGGTACGGCAATAATTGCTTTTATTGCAGCTGGCACGGTTTTGACGCTGATAAACTTTGGCCAAGGAGCAGCAATTGCCATATTATTGTTTACGGCGATATTGCTATTGGTTCGAAATTATAGTGCCTACAATAAAAAAGTTAAAGAACAGAAAGCAGAAGATACTCTTAATAGGGCTGAAAGCAGTTCAATACAAGGAGTTATTGAAGAAAGCGCCAGTAATATTGCAAATGTTATAAAAAGAACCAATAAAATCTATACCAACTCTATAAACGGGTTGGCAAAACAAGATTTAGATCTTTTAAAAAAGAATAAAAAACAAGGTGCCAAACTTTCCTCAGAAATAGAAGATCTTAGAAACAATCTTTTCTTTTTTATCAAAAACCTTGATGAAGCAAATGTAGGAGCAAGTAATTTTTACATCAATATTCTGGGTCATCTTACTGACATTGCACAATCACTTGAATATATTGGCAAAGTAAGTCATACACACGTACACAATAATCATAAAAAGTTAAAGTACAACCAGATTAAAGAACTTAAAGAGTTAGATATTAGGCTTGAGAAATTATTCACCGATACACAGCAAATTTTTGAGAATAGAACATTTGAAGATGTGGAAAATGCATTGGGAGATAAAAATGCACTGTTCGAGCTTATGTCGGATAAAATTCAACGCCAAGTTGCCAGAACCAGAACAGAAGAATCAAGTCCAAAAAACACTACCCTGTACTTTTCCATTTTGACAGAAAGTAAAGATTTGGTTGAAGTTGTTTTTGAGCTCTTAGAGCTATATTATGTAGAACATGACAGTACCGTAGAACCGGCACGAATAGAAAAACAAGACTAG
- a CDS encoding DUF6503 family protein, whose product MRYLLLIIVFLGSNVFYAQNITAEELLNKTIAFHNPNNEWENFNGTFKVLMNRPNSSERLSIIKMNLPKQQFSLEIQKDNDVYGYAFDKEECTTNLNGSSEISDEDRKAFRLTCERGKMMQNYYTYLYGLPMKLKDPGTIIDSTVKTKTFKGKEYLVLKVNYEEEVGKDVWYFYFDPNTYAMEVYQFYHDESKNDGEYILLEGLEEINGVKMPKTRAWYYNKDEKYLATDVLLQAEVK is encoded by the coding sequence ATGCGTTACCTTCTTTTAATCATAGTTTTTCTTGGGAGCAATGTCTTCTATGCGCAAAACATTACTGCTGAAGAATTGTTGAACAAAACCATAGCGTTCCATAATCCAAACAATGAATGGGAAAATTTCAATGGGACATTTAAGGTTCTTATGAACCGTCCAAATTCCAGTGAGCGTTTAAGCATCATTAAAATGAATTTGCCAAAACAGCAATTCTCATTGGAAATTCAAAAGGATAATGATGTCTATGGCTACGCTTTTGATAAGGAAGAATGTACCACAAACTTAAATGGCTCATCAGAAATATCTGATGAAGATAGAAAAGCCTTTAGGTTAACCTGTGAACGAGGCAAGATGATGCAAAACTACTATACCTATTTGTATGGATTGCCAATGAAGCTAAAAGACCCTGGCACAATTATCGATAGCACCGTGAAAACCAAAACTTTTAAAGGAAAAGAATACCTTGTTTTAAAAGTAAATTATGAAGAGGAGGTAGGTAAAGATGTGTGGTATTTTTATTTTGACCCTAATACTTATGCCATGGAAGTATATCAGTTTTACCATGATGAAAGTAAAAACGATGGTGAATATATTCTTCTAGAAGGATTGGAAGAAATAAACGGGGTAAAAATGCCTAAAACAAGAGCTTGGTATTACAACAAAGATGAAAAGTATTTGGCTACTGATGTTTTGCTTCAAGCGGAAGTAAAATAG
- the nadD gene encoding nicotinate (nicotinamide) nucleotide adenylyltransferase, protein MKKVGLYFGTFNPIHIGHLAIANHMVEFSDLDEVWFVITPQSPFKTKQSLLDNHHRYQMVFEAVQDYPKLKPSKIEFDLPQPNYTINTLLHLEEQYGEEYGFSLIMGEDNLKSFHKWRNYEAILEHYAIYVYPRISKGKMESQFDDHSKVVKVDAPIMEISSTFIRREHKKGKNVKPLLPASVWKYMDEMNFYR, encoded by the coding sequence ATGAAAAAAGTAGGGCTATACTTTGGAACATTTAACCCTATCCATATTGGCCATTTGGCGATTGCCAATCATATGGTCGAGTTTTCAGATTTGGATGAGGTTTGGTTTGTCATTACACCTCAAAGTCCTTTTAAAACAAAGCAATCCCTATTGGATAATCATCATCGGTATCAGATGGTTTTTGAAGCAGTACAGGATTATCCCAAACTGAAACCCAGCAAAATAGAATTTGATTTACCGCAGCCCAATTATACCATTAATACCCTGCTACATTTAGAGGAACAATACGGCGAAGAATATGGATTCTCGCTTATTATGGGGGAAGATAATTTGAAAAGCTTTCATAAATGGAGGAATTATGAAGCCATTTTAGAGCATTATGCTATATACGTATATCCTAGAATTTCCAAAGGCAAGATGGAAAGTCAATTTGATGACCATTCAAAAGTTGTGAAGGTGGATGCACCGATAATGGAAATTTCGTCCACTTTTATACGCAGAGAACATAAGAAAGGAAAGAATGTTAAGCCACTTCTTCCAGCTTCTGTTTGGAAATATATGGATGAAATGAACTTTTACAGGTAA
- the gmk gene encoding guanylate kinase: MKEGGKLIIFSAPSGSGKTTIVRHLLKQPELNLAFSVSATSRPRRGEEKDGVNYYFISIPEFKEHIKNEDFLEWEEVYRDNFYGTLKTEVERLWAEGKNVIFDIDVVGGLRIKKKFPEETLAVFVKPPSVDELKIRLKKRSTESDDKINMRVAKASVELATAPQFDKVIKNYDLDVALKESHKLVADFVGAKMPDSKEN; encoded by the coding sequence ATGAAAGAAGGAGGAAAGCTTATTATTTTTTCTGCCCCATCTGGCAGTGGAAAAACTACAATTGTTAGGCACCTGCTTAAACAACCTGAACTCAATCTGGCCTTCTCTGTTTCGGCCACTTCCCGACCCAGAAGAGGAGAGGAAAAGGATGGTGTCAATTATTACTTCATATCTATTCCTGAGTTTAAAGAACATATTAAAAATGAAGATTTCTTGGAATGGGAAGAAGTGTATAGAGACAATTTTTATGGGACATTAAAGACTGAAGTGGAACGTCTTTGGGCGGAAGGGAAAAATGTGATTTTTGATATTGATGTAGTAGGCGGACTTCGAATTAAAAAGAAGTTTCCTGAGGAGACCCTAGCAGTTTTTGTGAAGCCCCCAAGTGTTGATGAACTCAAAATAAGGCTAAAAAAACGCAGTACTGAAAGTGATGATAAAATAAATATGCGGGTTGCCAAAGCATCTGTGGAACTAGCTACTGCACCGCAATTTGATAAGGTTATCAAAAACTACGATTTGGATGTTGCGCTTAAGGAATCGCATAAACTGGTAGCAGATTTTGTTGGTGCAAAAATGCCAGATTCAAAGGAAAATTGA